A stretch of DNA from Toxotes jaculatrix isolate fToxJac2 chromosome 15, fToxJac2.pri, whole genome shotgun sequence:
aaaaaaaatcaaagagagCAACTTTACTCACCAACTCTAGCAGCAATGACgccagcaaacagcagactaACAGACATGTAGGACTGCAGAGGTGGCAGCTCTTCAGCCGGTGCAGGAGTAGTGACATTCCCACTGAAAAGGCTGGTGAGGCTGTGGTCAGCCTCGGGCAGGGTCGTCTCTCCAATCAAGTGTTTGTAAATGTCCTGGAACGGTGAGACACTGAGGTCTAAGGGGCTCCCGGGAGTGAAGACGGAGAATACGCACAGCATGAGGCAGGACAGCTGAGCCATTCCCGAGATGAAGCCCGTGCGGATCAAGCCACACTTCCTGCGGACCCAGGTGAAGGCGACAGTGCCGCAGATACCCGACACAGCTGAAGCTCCCATCAGCAGGCTGAGCACTGAGCCGTTGAGGCCCTGCGTGTAGGCATAGCCAGTGGTGATGCAATCGAAGCCCAGCACTGTCATGTAGAGGAAAGCCAGGGACATGCCGGCCAAGAAGATGTTCTGGTTGTAGTAGGCCACCCAGCCAGCCTTGAAGGTCCGTATGGGTTCGGTCACCTGGTAGCAACAGCCGTGTGGCTTGGGAGAGTCGGGCTTGGCCACCACTGAGGTTTCATTCATCAGCGGCTGAGAGGACTCCTCAGGACTCTGGCCGTTCTCTGAGTCTGCAAAAGGGCAGAAGGATGGAGAGATCCAGTTATATTCAGCACAAATCACTGACCAAGTCAAAACTCTCCAAAACCAATAAATAAGATGCAGCTTATTACCAAACAAAAAGCACATGTATAACCATCTACCAGGATTTGTGCTTCACATGATATAAACACAAGCTTCCTGCAGCTACCTCTCACGGGACTGAGCTGCTtgagctcctgctgctgctccttttgCCCTGTCTTCACGGCCAAGGCTGGCGTTTTCTGGTAGACCTTCCACAGCAGGGCATACTCCAGACACATGGAGCACAGGTTCCAGCCGGAGATGAAGCCGCAGCCAATGAAATGAGAGCCAAAGGCCATTATCTGGCCAACCAGCATGGGAGCCAGGATGTTGGTCAGCTGGTCAATAATCCTCACTGTGGCATTCATATCTGTTTGATAAAAGAGATGTTGGTCAGCATTAAGTAGGTGAATGTGTAGGAAATGTGACCAAATTGTGGCAGACTGTAGTCCTGGTGTTTTTGGAAGGTTATTACACATTGATACGACAGCACAGTACTAGCACAGCAGATTGATAAGGGTCACAGAGTTCACAGGTGCTGAGAATATTTTCCACCATGTGACCAAATCTTTTAAATAGCTTATAACAACAAGGGGAAACTGCAGGGATATAAAAGGTAAAAACGAGAGTGAGTCAGCATCCAGGATTCAAAGTCTGCCCCACTGAACGGATCTGATAACATGTCACATGAGGCCTACATTCGATGAGAAGACTGCAGCAAGTAAGGAACGCTGACCTGCCAACTTGCTGCTGTCCTGGCCTGCCACAACCACAACCCAGTCCCTCTGGATGGTGATGGAGGTAGCTGTGCTGGCAAGGTTGGCGATGTTGGCGATGGTGATGACCAGAATGTAGCAAGTTGTctaagaaaaaatacaaaattaggGGTTTTTAAACTTTCAGGTTCAGGTCACATTTTATCCCAAATCAACTTTATGTCATGAAAAGATGAGGCTGGTAAAGTTCCAAAAAGACCCAAACCAAAGATGAATTGTTCCTAACAACTATTTCCTGTGTATCTAAAgccaaaatgttatttttgggACAATAACAGAGCTCTGTTGTCCAACaattattaaaaacatatgAGTGAGccacactgggtgacatgttccttcattaccatctgcacacacacacactcagttccacatacaccatcctgctgcaCCAAATACTAAGTCGAGCTGTGGTTCCCAACTTTTTATAATTATAAGCAgtccaaactgaaaatgttttttttctttctcagatgGTTTTATTTAGGGAgctgaagaggagaaaatatCCGGTAATATACAAAAAATTGAAGTCAAAACTAACTAAAGTCAAAAATAGCTTTTCATGATCATTCTCATCTTCATCTTGGGAACCCTTAGATTTATCTCCCCATGTTCCcatggattaatacacatttgcagagcaaatgtgtattaatccatgGCTGAAAACAGTCTCCAACAAATGTACTATTTACGCCTGTTTCAGTGACATTTGCTGTGCTCAgtgtttaaaattaaacagaGTATTTGGGACCCATAGATTTACGTCTTGAGCAAGTAGGAATGGACTTTGGGCTGAATGCCACAAAAAAGGGAAGTCGAAGACTATCGAAAGACAAACTAACAATGtcggttttggtcttttcatggaatttgttgacagtaagcaAAATACAGAATTACACCACCTTATACCTTTAATgtagatatacagtatattggtCGAAACCAAATTTCAAACTctgtaacactgtaaaatgagGCGTAGTTTCTGAATACCTGTCAGTTTGGAAGTACACATTTCACCCCACACTgatgacaaaatattttttcaaccAAACGTAAAGACCAAGTGCTACTATCACGTCACCATAtgcaaactaaaataaaaattgataACTtcctgtggaaaaacaaaatctacAACCTTC
This window harbors:
- the slc40a1 gene encoding solute carrier family 40 member 1 — its product is MDNSGPKKTCCESVRDFFTSAKFLIYMGHALSTWGDRMWHFAVAVFLVELYGNSLLLTAVYGLVVAGSVLLLGAIIGDWVDRNPRLKVAQTSLLVQNSCVIVCGILLMVVFQFKEQLVVLYNGWILTTCYILVITIANIANLASTATSITIQRDWVVVVAGQDSSKLADMNATVRIIDQLTNILAPMLVGQIMAFGSHFIGCGFISGWNLCSMCLEYALLWKVYQKTPALAVKTGQKEQQQELKQLSPVRDSENGQSPEESSQPLMNETSVVAKPDSPKPHGCCYQVTEPIRTFKAGWVAYYNQNIFLAGMSLAFLYMTVLGFDCITTGYAYTQGLNGSVLSLLMGASAVSGICGTVAFTWVRRKCGLIRTGFISGMAQLSCLMLCVFSVFTPGSPLDLSVSPFQDIYKHLIGETTLPEADHSLTSLFSGNVTTPAPAEELPPLQSYMSVSLLFAGVIAARVGLWSFDLTVTQLIQENVIESERGVINGVQNSMNYLLDLLHFIMVILAPNPEAFGLLVIISVSFVAMGHIMYFRFAFKSLGSRLFLCCSPEQKVETVDSPSLPTTV